Proteins from one Oenanthe melanoleuca isolate GR-GAL-2019-014 chromosome 1, OMel1.0, whole genome shotgun sequence genomic window:
- the CHAMP1 gene encoding chromosome alignment-maintaining phosphoprotein 1, giving the protein MDMLQILRKTPERLECDYCSFRGTDYENIQIHMGTVHPECCDEMDAAGLGKLIFYQKSAKLFHCHKCFFTSKMYCNVYYHIKAQHSAPEKWNEEQKEQQIEGDSDSSKKSVTLEPQKPTLSPESLKPALSPELPKSESVVSPKLQKSVSPEPQKSAQVTSSEPEKSVQTVSPDPEKSAQATSPDPEKLVSPVSPDPQKPSSVMSPDPQKLSPLVSSDPQKLTPLMSPDPQKLSPVVSPDPQKQSPVVSPDLQKQSPVVSPDPQKPSPVVSPDPQKSSPVVSPDPQKPSPVVSPDPQKPSPVVSPDPQKPSPVVSPDPQKPSPAVSPDPQKPAPAVSPEPRRHSPAVSPEPRRHSPAMSPEPRRHSPAVSPEPRRYSPAVSPEPKKPPAAVSPEPRRYAPAASPEPRRHPSQTRRPASASSPESRRPASAVSPESWRPGPAVSPEPWRSSPHEVQKSSPVSPWASKPAMSVSVESRRSAPESRRPGPVVLPESRRLVSDSCKSTSFSESQKSTLVSSEPWKPISSVYPEGWKPVLSPDTWKHSPPVSPELRKSSHTVSSDSWKPSFFPEVRKPGVSVSPESWKLTESRKPMYFPETQRSPSAASSEIQKRAHFPEPRKRVLFPETRKSNPTASADVQKRAVFSEPQNQTSTSAVSTEGEKQALCSEAQKSALVSSEVQKHALFSEAQKLTSISSEVQESTSFLESQKSISPEVQKHGLFTESQKPTPVSPDTLKQAVFTDCQKSAVSPDVQKHAVFSEMQKPAAALTSDVQRHAETTVPSEIQKTILFSEPHKSASGFFSEPQTPSESGESDFLSHTLDDQKPLDDLFSQDEQSILAKESPEHMLYSCPRKKPKKENQENSDSELNSSECGKTAMDSMEIKEQESNSDQEQYDMESSDYSKESKMDATTPTQPQCVLQFTEEKEAFISEEEIAKYMKRGKGKYYCKICCCRAMKKGAVLHHLVNKHNVQSPYKCKICGKAFLLESLLKNHVAAHGQSLLKCPRCNFESNFPRGFKKHLTHCQSRHSDEISKKHLDSLEPLEEQI; this is encoded by the coding sequence ATGGACATGTTGCAGATACTACGTAAAACCCCAGAGCGCTTGGAATGTGACTACTGCAGCTTCAGGGGAACTGACTATGAAAACATACAAATTCATATGGGTACCGTTCACCCAGAGTGTTGTGATGAAATGGATGCTGCTGGTTTGGGTAAACTTATATTTTATCAAAAAAGTGCAAAACTGTTTCACTGCCATAAATGTTTCTTTACCAGCAAGATGTATTGCAACGTATATTATCACATCAAAGCACAGCATTCAGCACCTGAGAAGTGGAATGAAGAGCAGAAAGAGCAACAGATAGAGGGAGATTCAGATTCATCCAAAAAGAGTGTCACGTTGGAGCCACAGAAACCTACCCTTTCCCCTGAGTCACTCAAGCCTGCCCTTtctcctgagctccccaaaTCTGAATCTGTTGTTTCCCCCAAGCTTCAGAAATCTGTGTCTCCAGAGCCCCAGAAGTCTGCTCAGGTGACTTCCTCAGAGCCAGAGAAGTCAGTCCAGACTGTTTCCCCAGATCCAGAAAAGTCAGCCCAGGCTACATCTCCTGATCCAGAGAAGTTAGTCTCACCTGTGTCCCCTGACCCACAGAAGCCATCTTCTGTCATGTCCCCTGACCCACAGAAGCTGTCCCCTCTAGTGTCTTCTGACCCACAGAAACTCACCCCTCTCATGTCCCCTGACCCACAGAAGCTGTCCCCTGTCGTGTCCCCTGACCCACAAAAACAGTCCCCTGTCGTGTCCCCTGACCTACAGAAACAGTCCCCTGTTGTGTCCCCTGACCCACAGAAGCCCTCCCCTGTTGTGTCCCCTGACCCACAGAAGTCTTCCCCTGTTGTATCTCCGGACCCACAGAAACCATCCCCTGTGGTGTCCCCTGACCCACAGAAACCATCCCCTGTGGTGTCCCCTGACCCACAGAAACCATCCCCTGTGGTGTCCCCTGACCCACAGAAGCCCTCTCCTGCTGTATCCCCTGACCCACAGAAGCCAGCCCCAGCCGTGTCTCCAGAGCCCCGCCGGCACTCCCCAGCCGTGTCTCCAGAGCCCCGCCGGCATTCCCCTGCCATGTCTCCAGAGCCCCGGCGCCATTCTCCCGCTGTGTCTCCAGAGCCCCGCAGATactccccagctgtgtccccagagccaaagaaacctcctgcagcagtgtcccctGAACCACGGCGGTATGCCCCGGCGGCGTCCCCTGAGCCACGGCGGCATCCCTCTCAAACGCGTCGGCCCGCGTCTGCTTCTTCTCCTGAAAGCCGGAGGCCTGCTTCTGCAGTTTCACCAGAGTCGTGGAGACCTGGGCCAGCTGTTTCCCCCGAGCCCTGGAGGTCTTCACCTCACGAAGTGCAGAAGTCTTCCCCAGTTTCTCCCTGGGCTTCAAAGCCTGCCATGTCGGTGTCCGTAGAATCCCGGAGGTCTGCCCCCGAGTCCCGAAGGCCTGGTCCGGTTGTATTGCCAGAATCTAGGAGACTTGTTTCTGATTCGTGTAAGTCTACGTCCTTTTCTGAATCCCAGAAGTCTACTCTTGTTTCTTCTGAGCCCTGGAAACCCATCTCATCTGTTTACCCTGAAGGCTGGAAACCTGTTCTGTCCCCTGACACATGGAAGCATTCTCCCCCTGTTTCTCCTGAGCTTCGAAAGTCTAGTCACACTGTTTCCTCTGACTCTTGGAagccttctttctttcctgaggTCCGTAAGCCTGGTGTTTCAGTATCTCCTGAATCTTGGAAACTCACTGAGTCACGGAAACCTATGTATTTTCCTGAAACTCAGAGATCCCCCTCTGCTGCTTCATCTGAGATTCAGAAACGGGCTCATTTCCCTGAACCTCGGAAAAGAGTGTTGTTCCCAGAGACTCGTAAATCTAATCCTACTGCTTCTGCTGATGTTCAGAAACgtgctgtgttttctgagcCCCAGAATCAGACGTCTACTTCTGCTGTTTCTACTGAAGGTGAAAAACAAGCTCTGTGTTCTGAAGCCCAAAAATCCGCTCTTGTTTCTTCTGAAGTCCAGAAGCATGCCCTGTTTTCTGAAGCCCAAAAACTCACTTCCATTTCCTCTGAAGTTCAGGAGTCTACTTCCTTTCTAGAGTCTCAGAAATCCATATCTCCTGAAGTTCAGAAACACGGCCTCTTTACTGAGTCCCAGAAACCTACTCCTGTTTCTCCTGATACACTCAAGCAAGCTGTTTTCACAGACTGCCAGAAATCTGCTGTTTCCCCTGATGTTCAAAAGCATGCTGTATTTTCTGAGATGCAgaagcctgctgctgctctaaCCTCTGATGTCCAGAGACATGCTGAAACTACTGTACCTTCTGAAATCCAGAAGACCATCCTGTTTTCCGAGCCTCACAAGTCTGCTTCGGGCTTTTTTTCTGAGCCCCAAACACCTAGTGAGTCTGGTGAGAGTGACTTTCTCTCTCACACTTTAGACGATCAGAAACCACTGGATGATTTATTCTCACAGGATGAACAATCAATATTAGCCAAAGAATCACCTGAACACATGTTATATTCATGCCCAAGAAAGAAGCCCAAGAAGGAAAACCAGGAGAACTCAGATTCTGAACTAAATAGTAGTGAGTGTGGAAAAACAGCAATGGACTCAATGGAGATAAAGGAGCAAGAATCCAACAGTGACCAAGAGCAGTATGATATGGAGTCATCTGATTACAGCAAAGAGAGCAAAATGGATGCAACTACTCCTACGCAGCCACAGTGTGTGCTTCAGTTTACTGAAGAGAAAGAGGCTTTCATCTCTGAGGAAGAAATAGCAAAATACATGAAGCGTGGCAAGGGAAAGTATTACTGCAAAATTTGTTGCTGTCGTGCAATGAAAAAAGGTGCTGTCTTGCACCATTTAGTTAACAAGCATAACGTTCAAAGCCCATACAAATGTAAAATATGTGGCAAAGCTTTTCTCTTGGAGTCTCTTCTTAAAAATCATGTTGCTGCTCATGGTCAAAGTTTGTTGAAGTGTCCCCGTTGTAATTTTGAATCAAATTTTCCCCGAGGCTTTAAGAAACATTTAACCCATTGCCAAAGCCGTCATAGTGATGAGATATCTAAAAAACACTTGGACAGCCTTGAACCACTTGAAGAACaaatttaa